The Clostridium felsineum DSM 794 region ATATAAGCACTGATTTAAACTTTTTTGAAGTTGGAGGGAATTCATTAAAGGCAATTTCAGTAGTTTCAGCCCTAAAGAAAGAATTTATTGTTGATATAAATGACATATTTAAATATCCAACTATACAAGCTTTAGCTAGGAACATTAAAATTAAAGCTCTATATATGAAAGAGGTTAAAGGAGAAGTTGCAGCAGAAATAAATAGAAAAGAGAATAATATAGCTAAGGCTTATAATGAATATAAGGCAAACATTGAAAATTATAACAAATTGAATTTAAACAAAGAGACAGGTTATAAAAACATTCTACTTACAGGGGCTACAGGATATGTTGGTGTTAATCTTTTAAAGGAACTTATTTGCAGCTCAAAAAGTAATATATATCTTTTATTAAGAGGTGACAGTACAAAAAAGGCTGAGGAAAGAATTATAGAAAAAACTAGCTTTTATTTTGGAAAGGAGTTTTATCTTAATAACAAAAATAGAATAAAGATTTTAAAAGGAGATATATCAAAGGGCAATTTAGGTTTGGAAGATAAAACCTATGAAAGCTTAGCTTCAAAGGTTGATTGTATAATCAATTCTGCTGCTAATGTAAAACATTATGGGAGATATGAAGCTTTCTATAGTACAAATGTTTTGGGTACTAAAAATTTGTTAGCTTTTGCAAGGAAAACTTTAAGAAAGGATTTTAATCAAATATCTACACTTAGTGTTGGTAGTGGTAGTATAAAAGATAAGACTTTAGTTATGTTTTCAGAAGATGCTTTGGATGTTAATCAACAATGTGATAATGTATATGTCCGTTCAAAATTAGAAGCCGAAGAATTAGTTAAGGAAGCAGGAGAGAAAGGATTAAATACTAAAATATTTAGGCTTGGAAATGTAATGTTTAATCATGAAACGGGGCTATTCCAAGAAAATATAGTAGAAAGTGCGTTCTATAGAATTATTAGAGCCTTTATTAAGCTTAAATGTGTTCCATTTACAGAAGAAATGAATTTTGATTTTTCTTATGTAGATGAATTGTCTAAAGCAGTTGTGCTTCTTTTTAATAAACAAAGCTTAAATAACTGTATATTTCATATAGAAAATCCTAATAAAATAAATCCTAAGGAATTGGTTAAGTACTTAAGAGTTAAATATAATGACATAGAACTTAAAGACATTGACGAGTTTATAAAGTATAGTTCTTCTAAAAGTGAAGATGAAAACTTGAAGGGTTATGCTCAAGATGTTATGGTTCATTTAGGGTTAATGGAAAATAATAATTCAACCCAGTTTATAATAGTAAGTGATAGAACAAATGCTATTTTAGAAAAAATGGGCTTCAGGTGGAGTATTTTAGATTATGAAGAGATAAAAAAAATGCTTAGCTACTGTGAAAGGGTTAAGTTTATATAAATTTTATTGTGCAGTGGTACATACATAAAATTGGACCACACTCGTACAAGAATTGTAAATGTTATAAAGTAAAAGTACTGCTTGAATTAAGTAATCTTATAAATTTTCTTAATTCAAGCAGTACTTTTTTTTCAATTCATAAAAAATGTCTGTCAAGGATGAGCAGTTGAATATGTTTTCTATTATTCTTAGCTGCAATACAATATTTTGAATAATTTATAGTTTCACACAATATTAATTGTGTGGAGTTAATATGTTAACACTAATTATTTTAAAGTATTAAGTTTTTGATCTATTTCATTTTGAGTAAATTTTATATCAATGATACCTGCAATATTGTTTTCGGGTCTTTCTATAGTTTTATCTTTATTTATAAAAAATCTTCCTTCAAAAAATCCTAGTGGGATATATGCCTTTTCATTATTTGAATTTATTGCTTTTGCAAACAACATAACCTGTTGTTTTTTTGTCATAGTATCTATATTATAAATTGAACGTTTTATTGGTGTGGTATCGTTATTTTCTTTTATTTCTGGTTTGATTTTTCGTAATTGAGCTATAGCCTTTTGTTGAGTGGTTATTCCACCTAATTCAAAAAAAGTTAAAATATCACCATTATTAATATTTTTATTGTAGGATTTTAATACTTTTATTTTTGTTTTAGTATAAGTTCTAAATCCTTCATCAAAATAGCTTGCGTTTAATACGGTTCCTTGAACTATTATGTCTGAATTTTTTATTATTGTGTCTATATCATTATATATAGGACCTGACACATCAGCATCCATATTAATATTTTTTATTTTACTTTTAGCTATATGAGATGTAGTATTTTTTATTTTAATATTTATCTTACTTGCATTATTCACATGCATATAAGAAACAATACTTATTGCAGAAAACAATAAAATTGTAGCAGGTATTATAAATTTTGCTTTTTTCATTTTCTAGTTACCTTCCTTTCTGTTTTTTTAATGTTATATAAGGATATAAATATCGTATTCCTGCAATATCATCAGAACTAGGAACATTAACGTTACGTCTATATTTTTCTTGACACATAATGCTATTAGGGTTCGTATTATTTTCATTTAATCCCAAAGTATGTCCTATTTCATGAGCTATAGTTCCTTGTGCATTAAATACATTTAAATCACCTATTGTTCTTTTGTTTATGTCTATAACATTTAAAGACCAATTAGAATTATTAGGATTTACTTGTTCATATGTTTTTGTACTGTCATTGTATGCAAAACTAGCTGTAAAGGCTAAAGCACCACCTGAAGTTTCTTTGTCAGTAAAGTCATCGGCTGCAAAAAGTATTGTTGCTGACTTACCAGAAGATCCTCCTTGAAAATTTACGTGAGTACTTGAAAAAACACTATTCCAAGCATTAATTCCGTTATTTATCATGTTGGAGTATTGCTTAGCATCATTATTATAATAAGAACAGAATATTAGACTAATTTGACCTGTTCTCACATATTTAAAAACGTTATAAGCATAAGTTTTATTTGAATAAACTAAAGTTGTAAATATAAATGCAAAAGCAATAATAGAATATGTAACTTTTTTTAGATGTTTAATTTTAATTACCCCCTTTTATAATGCGATGAATATTATATCATTTTTGTACTAATTAATAAATAATGTATAAAATTAACTTATATAGATTTATATAGGTTGCAAACAACATGTAGATTAATATTATTTTTATTTCTTCTTTTTCTTTTTGCTTTTTATTGTTTGGAACTGTTTCAGGAAGTTATCAAAGATGAACAAGCCGAAAAGGAGTTGACTGAAATTTTAGGATATACTAGAGTAGAAGTTTTAGATTCATATTTAAAATAAGAGGGTTCAAGCCCCCCTATTATTGGCTATTTTGCCATCCTAATAATTCTTTTTTTGTGGGTTTATTTATTTAAGTTGTTGTACATTTTACTTATGACTTTATTAAAGAAATTGCTAGATTGAATAAGCATATCTTTAAATTCATCCAATCTTAAGTCCAATTCTTTTTTCCCTAATTTAGTAATTGTATAATATTTTTTAGAGGGTGTTTCTTTTACAACTTCAATTAAGTTATTCTTTTCCATATCATTTAATAGGGGATACAATGTTCCATGTGAAGGTTTCCAAACATCAATGTCTATAGTATCTTGTATTTCTTGTAATATCTGTTTGCCATATATAGGTTCTGATTTATTACTTAATAAAAATAAAGTATATAGACTTAAGAAATTTGAGCTTGACATTTTTGCTGGAAACATCCTATTATATTCACCTTTATAGGCTCTTTTAGAACTTGTTTTTTTTATTTCAAAGGAACCTATTAGATTTAAGGCGTTATTTTTAGAGTTAGAATCCACCATAATATATAAACCTCCTAAAATAATAAGTATATGTTGCAATTGACACAGTTAAATAAACTTATGCATAATTATAAAAGTCAAGACTTAAAGGATCTTAATTTAGTATCGATATATTTATTTTTTAAAGATTCTTTATTTTTATCATAATAAGTTATAGGAAAATCTACATTGTCATTATATAAAGCTTTTGTTATATAATCGATGATAAAAATTTTAAAATCTTTTTCACAACTAAAAATTCCTAGTTCACTTACTAAGAAAGAGGAAAATTCAGTTATGTCCATTTGTAATAATTCATTAATTTTAATTTTCTTTAAACATTCTTCTATTTTTTTATTTACCATATTAAAACATTGTAAAACCCTGTGCTATATGCCTTTTGAGTTTTATAATATTACTCCTTTCTTTAATTTTTCTTTATTTTTGAATAGATAAGTTGTGAAAGTTTCAATACCTTCTTACTTTTAAAACATCCTAAAGGTGAACCCAATAAGCAGTGATATTTTATAAGCCGTGAGGTAGGAACCTTATTACAACGTATATATTTAAAGGCTTAGTTTAAATTGAATTTTAGTTGCGAATTTTCAGTAATTTCTCTAATAATTATATACTATATTTATAGTAAATGATATAATTTTTAACAGTATATTTATCGATTTATTTATGAAATTCTATAATAAAAGGTATGCTACATATTAAATTAATATATAACATACCCTTTATAAGATATTATATTTATTTTTTTAGAGAACCATGGAATAATTTTACAAAAATTAAATATCATCGAAATACATTTCAGTAGAGCATTCTCTTATTATGCAATTATTGTGCTCTAAGTCCTTTGTAGTGATGTCTTTATCTAAAAATGTATCTATATCCTTAGCCATAAACCTAAGAGTACCTTCTGTAGATAGATGATTACTTTTAATACTATTAGTTTCACCTGATATCTTTGCTCCATATATAAATATTTTAGAAGCACTATCATCTTCTAAGGAATTTAGAATCATAATATCAAATAGAGGGAGCTTATCACCTTCAAGTTCATAGCAAGCTTCAAGCCAAGGAATTTGTTTTGTTAGGTTACTTTCCCAATGCTTATTAACAAGCTGAAAATCAATTGTAACCGAAATTGATTTATCTTTTTTTATAGAGTAATTTATATTGTTTAAACTTCCTAAAAGTACAGGAGCTGCCTTAGGAAACATTATAAAGGCTAGAGCATCACTAGCGGAAAAACTTTTATAAAAATCTGAAATTTCATTGTTCATAGAAGCCTCCTTAAGGTACTAAGCTTATTAATGCAGTAATTTCATTGGTATCCTTAATAGGAACTATAGTAATTTCTACATTAAGCTCGCTTGTTTCATTTATTTTTATTGAATATGCGTAGTCGGTAATGAAATTTTCCATTTTTAAAGCTTTTAATTCTTTAGCTACAGTAAAGGCTACAGCTGTTTTTTCATAGGCAAGAATTCCTTCTCCTATAAAAGGAGTAATTATTTTTGAAATTCTTGAAACAACTTCTTTTAAAATTAATATGGAGGTTAAGTTTTGATAAACAGAGCCTTTAGCAGCAGCTGTTATAGGGTTATTTAAACAAATTAAGCTGCCAGTTTTTTTGAAAGCTACAATATTGTTTGTTCTTATGGAAGCTAATTCATCAAGAGAAAATTTAAAAGCTAAATCTTTTACACCATTTAAGCTTTTATTTTCAAGATAAGCATTAAAATTTGAACTAAAAGCAGCGTAGGCTACAGCAGAATTTCCTAAATAGTTTCCTATTGAAGGCATATAATGAATAGGCTCTGGTCCTGCCACTACACTTATAAATTGACCTATGTCATTGCCATTTAGAGAGTAATTATTGTTGTATTTACATAAATCATCTACATAAGCTTGAAGTCCTAAAACTCCTGTATCTATAGGTGGTTTAACAGGTATAAATCCAAGAGTTATATTGTTCTTAGTTGAAAGGCTAGAACAAAAGGCTGCCAGCTGAAGAGCAAAGTTTTGGCTTCCATCTGTAAGCACATCATTTGCATATACATCTGTTGGAACTACTAGATCAACCACATAATTTTGAAGTGCACTGTAGGCAGCTGAAAGGGCTTTGAATTGCCCATCTTTATTTGAAGGTGAAGCATCTATTCTCATTAGTCTAATATCCTTGCAGCCAAGGTCTAAGGCTTGATTAAAGGCAGGTATTAAGCTTGTAGTGTTTCTAATACCATTTGAATCTATGCAGCTGCCAAAAATTTTTTCAGCAGTAGCTTTGGTAACAGGTGTAGGCTCTAAAAAAGGGCCAGATAGAGAAGTACCTATTATAAGCAGACTGCTATTTAAAGTTGAAGGCATTAAGATTCCCCCTTACTACTTGTATTTAGAATTTTAGTGTTATTTAAAGGAATAGCATAGGAGTATAAATTTTTAAAAGTATTAATTCTAAAGCTTTCAAGTCGTTCAAAGCCAATATAATAATCAAGACACTTTTTGGGGATATCTACAGTATAATCCTTTTTATCTTCACAGTTGTATTCAGCTAAAAAAGATATGTCTTTTATTCCTTGGTACTTTAAGTCAGAAGAGTAGGCATCTATAAGTGTCTCAAATTTTTCAGTCAATTTTATAGTCTCCTGGCTTGTTCTTCCAAATATATTAAATTCCACGATACAATTAAACCACTGACTATATACTTTAAGGGCAAAACCTGTTTCTTTGCCATCTACAATTTCTTTAGTAATATCCTTTAAGCTAGATTTAGTTGACGCTTTTCTGGATTTTATATTATATGTAATGCAGGGCAGCTTTAAATTTTTTAGATTTTCACTATTATTTAATTCTGCAGCAGCACTTTTAAAATCACAATTTAAATTTTCAGTAAGTATTTTATTTAATATTTCAAAAATTGAATCTAAGTTATCAATGGAGTTCACAAAATCACCCTCTTAACATTTCATACTTCCTATAATTGTTAATGGCTTTAAGGTATAGTCTGTCTTTAAATTTATATATATTTTTAATTCTTCTTCACTAATTGGATCTACTTTAATTTTAAATTCACTTAGAATATTTTTATTAACTAGTAAGCTTAGGGTTTTAGAAATTCTATCAATTAAAGCATTATTTTTAACTAAATTTTTAATATTTTTACCTACATAACTATCTAAAAGTTTTTTTATATGAGAGTATGTCAATTCAAATATTCTTACATTATACAAAAGGTGTAGGTTATTTATTTTATCTGAGGTAGTAACAGAATTCATTATTACACAGGCGTTTTTTAATACATTATATTTAAATACCACTATTCCCATATCTGAAAGAATAGCTTTGTTGTTATCACTAAACTCATTATATAAAGAAAGGTTTTTATCTATGGTTTTATTAGTTATATTTGAACGAAGGCATGAATTAGCAACGGTACCAGCGTATGTAAGGTAACCATTTGATATTTCTTTATTACTAAATTTTAAATCACCGGCCACGACTGAAATTAAAAACCAATAAGGTTTAAGGCTTAGATTTAATCTATTTATTTTTAGGCTTAAGCTTAAAACGCTGGATATATAGCTGTCTTCATCAAAAGCTTCAAATTCAGAAATATTATTGTAGCCCATTATTCCATGAGTGGTAAAACCTAGGTTCATCTGCTTCAAGCAATAATTTAATAGCTGCTCATAAAAAGTGGCATTATTGCCGTCATTAAGTTTTAGGTTTAGATAGTCCCTACTGTCCTTATAGAAAATAGAATTGTACTGAGTTTGATCATTTCCAAAATTTTTTGGGGATATATCATCCATAAAGGCCTCTAGTGGAACTATTAAGTCAACTTTTTCGCCTTCTAAAAGCTTGTAGGTAGTTCCTAAACAGTTGTAGAGATCATTCTTAGAGATGTTTAGTCCATCATCTCCACCATACATATAAAGCTCACTTACATTCATTGAATCCATTGTTAAATTACCAGGATACACATTAAGTTTTGCATAAACGTAATTTAAATTATTTTCTGTATCAGAATTTATGGCCTTTTCTAGTAAATCAAATATAGGATAATCGCTAAAGGTATAGCGTCTGCTTTTTCCACCAAGCTCTGACGGAAATTCAAAGGTTAAACCCTCAGTATCTATTGAAATCTTTATATTGTTGTATATTTTAGAGGAAGCTTTTGCTTTTAGTATTAAACCATTGTCTAAGGAATTAACCTTTATTTTAGCTTCAGCATGAGTACCAGTAGTTTTTACCAGAATAATATTACTAGCTAAAGAACTTTCCTTAATTTTTTTATAGGCAGCTACAAGGTTACCAGATTGACCAAAAGTACTATAAAGCTTTTTTTCACTGTTTATAGGTGTTGGTACATTAGTTGGACCTAATTCTGAGGAGCCTATAATGTAAATATTTGAAGAAAATAAATCTCTATCATTAATTTTAAAATCTCTCTTATTATCTAGCATGACACTTCATTTCCTTTTATAATTAATTCTTTATTATCAGAAGACAGGTTATTAAAAAAGTTTTGTGTTTGAGTTAAAAGCTCAGGGCGAGTTTTAGCTTGAACCGTATAAAATTCATTCCTACCTAGGCTACCTTTCTCAGCATTTGTACCTGTTATTTCACAAACAGCTTTAATATTAATCTGATTTTCACTAAATTCTGATAGACAAATTCTATCTTTAATTTCAGGATTTTTGGTATGATCAAAATACAAAGTGTATATAGGAGAATATATTTCACCTACTTTAGAGTGCTGAACTGTATTTTTCATAGAGTTGTAATTTATAACTTTAATTTTTTCAATAGTTATATTAAATCCAGTACCTAGACATTTTAAGCAATCTGGATCACCAACCTTGTAAAATTCATTAAAGCAGGAACATTTTATACAATCATTTATTTTAATATATAAAATATCCTCACCAAAATCATGTTGTAAATTTCTAAATTCATTTCTTAAATTAAATGGAGTTAAAAACATTTTAGCCATCCTTTCTTTTAGGACTTAGCTACCGCTGAATTCACATTTTTGATAAAGTCGTCATATCGGTTAAAAAGAAGCATAAATCTTTCTTGAAGCTCTGTTAGTAAAGGTGATTCACTTTTTTTAGATATTTCTATATCTCCAATTTTTTGTGTCACTCCGCTAGTAATATTATTTAAGGAAATATATGTAGAATTTAAAAGGTCTAAATCAGTCTTATATCGAACCCAGGCTTCCTTCCACTGAATGATAACTGAAGGTGTTACTATATCATTTGAGGCTTGAGAATTTTTGCTGTAAACTTTGTATAGCATGTCGATTTCCTTACTGTTAAGATATATTAAATAGTTTATTGTTTCGTCATCATTAGTTAATAAATCTCCTGTATCCATTCTTATTTTTTTTACTGTTGTATAAGATGGATTGTAGGCTGATGTGAATTTCCACTCATAATTTTTGCCTTTTATTTTTATGGATACAGTATACTCATTATTATTTTGTAACTTGGCAATTGAGCCATACTTTTCGTATATTGAATTAGGATCCATATCTTTAGTTGAGATAATCTTTATCGGAACCCCATCAAGAGGTATTAAAGACACAATGGCAATTTTATCGTTTTTAGCAAGTGGATAATTAAATTTTATATGTGTATCATCCTGTGAAGTATAGTCTCCATTAGCACCATTAGTTGTAAGTAAACCGTTTAAATAAACTAAAATTGCTCCACTTACATAGGGCTTTGATACAGTAAATGTAGTTTGACCATCATCAGCAATAAAATTGTCATAAATAATATATTTTTCATCCATTAAATTCACCTCTATGCTAAACTTGTTATTTTAATATTTATAGAAACACAGGTTAGAAATATATTATCATTTGAAATAACAAGATTCACATTATTTTTACCACTTTTATCCTCGCAGGGAATGTTAATAACGTCGTATTTATACATACAAGCACAGCTGCTGTAAACTAAAAAACCGTTAACACAATTGTCATAAATATCTATTGTTACGGGTCCCGTACTGCTCAATAAAAGAGTTCTTAGGTCATATTTAGAAAAACCAACAGGGAGGGC contains the following coding sequences:
- a CDS encoding PadR family transcriptional regulator codes for the protein MVDSNSKNNALNLIGSFEIKKTSSKRAYKGEYNRMFPAKMSSSNFLSLYTLFLLSNKSEPIYGKQILQEIQDTIDIDVWKPSHGTLYPLLNDMEKNNLIEVVKETPSKKYYTITKLGKKELDLRLDEFKDMLIQSSNFFNKVISKMYNNLNK
- a CDS encoding matrixin family metalloprotease yields the protein MINNGINAWNSVFSSTHVNFQGGSSGKSATILFAADDFTDKETSGGALAFTASFAYNDSTKTYEQVNPNNSNWSLNVIDINKRTIGDLNVFNAQGTIAHEIGHTLGLNENNTNPNSIMCQEKYRRNVNVPSSDDIAGIRYLYPYITLKKQKGR